The Pieris napi chromosome 20, ilPieNapi1.2, whole genome shotgun sequence genome segment TAATGTTGCAGCCGTTGCGCCAATTGTTGCGTCAGCGCTGTCTCATAAGCTTCTTTTTTAGCTTCGCTAATGGTCCGAGCGGTGTCTGGAAGTTTCTCTAACTCCATCCTACGTATAAAAAGTTCATTAGGGTATAGgcatatgttttaaatttataactatgAATAAATCGCGTTATTTTCCTGTTGTTCAATGGTAAAAGAAAAGGGTCTGACTGATCTTTGTGAATAAAAGTTCACAAATCTAcgatttagtaataaaataacaaaaaacggTGTCAACGCTTAACTATTAACTACTTGCTGGCAActagattatattattctcTATTACTCGATCACAAGTCCAGCAACGAAAAACCAGTTatcgtaaattaattattgtaactgaatattttttactacatAGTATTAGATATTGAATGATAGTAACCTCAAAATTCGGAATTGAGTTTGACATTGATAGATAATTGTAGCGATAAAAGCATCTACTGTTGTATTGGCTATCCCAACCAGCGTTGTTACGTAGTAAGAGTACAGCAAAATCGCTGCAAACCTACAAAAAGATAAACATATGAGACCAtgagttaattttaatgttcaaTGTTCATACTTACCTTCTTGctaaatttttctttctttgtaATCATAGTGTTACTcgtaataaaagtaacgccACTTTTTATGCTCCTGTGAATAAGCTTTCTCGCCCTTACAATGTTATTACCAACATTAATGAAAGTATTGTTATTCATACCAATCTTTCTACTTactgtaattttgtttatgaaatttaagtttttaagtatttagttttacttcaaattttcctttttatttttgctgtTTTGCATATATTATTCCTTGCTTTTAtgtgttttgttgtgttttcgtgattgatgtgtatgtgtgtaaaatttgtaatgtCATATgttcttgtttattttaagcatTTCATTTTggaagttataaaataaatatatatgtataactatCCTTACACATTTCCTACGCATACATTTCGATAACACATATTAATATCACCCACATAGGCGATGCATCCGTGCTGTGCGGCGAGGCAAACGGGAATTCGACATGAAGACCTCGAGTATGATCACGTATTGGAAATGAAAGCCACAGAGTACACGTAAGCACGGCGCATCCCGCATAACCTGCTTCCACCCGCCAAGCGCGTCTTGTACATTCTTCTACAAGCTTCATTGCCGCGTCTCCTTCGTTTTGAAACACGGGCTCTTCTAGCGCATCAATAAGCCGCTTAATAGCATCACTATCAAGGTGGAACACCAGCTGCTTAGCGAGTGACGTCACGTGACAGAGGAGCAAGAACATGACGCGCGATAGTTTGTCCAAGTCGCTGCGTACTTTGTAAGCGTATACGCATTCTTGTACTAGGTACAACGTTGTTAGCGCTAGCACCCCGCGTCGATATAGGGCGTGAGCTGGGCCATTACCGCGCAAGAAGCCTACAAATCGCAATACTCGCGTATGTATCGCGACGCACTCGCCTGCACTGGACCTGAACAATTCAACTTGATTAGATTCAAATAGCGTAAT includes the following:
- the LOC125059757 gene encoding odorant receptor 94b-like, which produces MNNKVLLRVIPYSFQRLNNIILKCITLFESNQVELFRSSAGECVAIHTRVLRFVGFLRGNGPAHALYRRGVLALTTLYLVQECVYAYKVRSDLDKLSRVMFLLLCHVTSLAKQLVFHLDSDAIKRLIDALEEPVFQNEGDAAMKLVEECTRRAWRVEAGYAGCAVLTCTLWLSFPIRDHTRGLHVEFPFASPHSTDASPMFAAILLYSYYVTTLVGIANTTVDAFIATIIYQCQTQFRILRMELEKLPDTARTISEAKKEAYETALTQQLAQRLQHYRHITWTVESVQKIFGKAILVQFGIGGWILCMAAYKLVSLSVLSIEFASMALFICCILTELFLYCYFGTELSVESSHLAGSVYAMQWVGAPAQFRRSLLIVMECARRPLRLTASTLVPLSLDTFLKILKSSYTFYAVLRQTK